A window of the Citrus sinensis cultivar Valencia sweet orange chromosome 9, DVS_A1.0, whole genome shotgun sequence genome harbors these coding sequences:
- the LOC102623387 gene encoding 21 kDa protein-like gives MESFTGSKFPSCYSLAIIITLLYFCTTTTCLPTRLLVQQSPVKSNSSSTEFIKTSCRVTLYPDLCYNTLSSYASTIQTNPTELANAALSVSLNEAKSTSALVLKLSKGLELRPREAGAVKDCVENTRDSVDELQQSLQAMKDLKGPEFEFKINDLQTWVSAALTNEDTCMDNFEGNGVNGKVKDTIRGRIVRASQLISNALALINQLNQ, from the coding sequence ATGGAATCTTTCACAGGCTCAAAGTTTCCTTCTTGCTATAGCCTTGCCATTATTATCACTCTTCTATACTTTTGTACTACAACAACATGCTTGCCAACTAGATTATTAGTGCAACAATCACCAGTGAAATCCAATTCCAGTAGTACAGAGTTTATTAAAACTTCATGTAGGGTAACATTGTATCCCGATTTATGTTACAATACGCTTTCGTCTTATGCTAGCACCATACAAACAAACCCTACGGAATTGGCCAATGCAGCACTCTCAGTGAGCCTAAATGAAGCAAAATCTACTTCGGCATTGGTGTTGAAGCTATCAAAGGGGCTGGAATTGCGGCCGAGAGAAGCCGGTGCCGTGAAGGACTGTGTGGAGAACACGAGAGACTCGGTGGATGAATTGCAGCAATCGTTGCAAGCAATGAAAGATCTGAAAGGACCAGAATTTGAGTTCAAAATTAATGACCTACAAACTTGGGTGAGTGCTGCTTTGACAAATGAAGATACTTGCATGGACAATTTCGAAGGGAATGGCGTGAATGGGAAAGTTAAGGACACTATTAGAGGACGTATTGTAAGGGCTTCTCAACTAATTAGCAACGCATTGGCTCTCATCAACCAACTCAATCAGTAA